The Sphingobium sp. JS3065 sequence CAACGGCTTTCATGGCATGACGCTGGGCGCGCTTGCCTGCACCGGCAATGCGGCCAAGCGCGGCGGCGCGGGCGTACCGCTCGCTCATGTCGCGCATGAACCCTATGACGGCTATCACGGACCGGAGGTAGACACCGCCGAGTTGCTGGAGCGGCGACTTTCCGATCCTTCGAGCGGCCTTGACGCCCCCGCCGCCATACTGGTGGAAACCGTGCAGGGTGAAGGCGGCCTCAACGCCGCATCGCCCGAATGGCTGCGCAGGATCAATGCCATAGCCAAGCGGCACGGCGCATTGATGATCGTGGACGACATTCAGGCGGGTTGCGGCCGCACGGGGAGCTTTTTCAGCTTCGAGGGCATGGGCTTCACCCCCGATATCGTCACCATGGCCAAGTCACTGTCGGGCATGGGCCTGCCCTTCGCGCTCACGCTGTTCCGGCCTGAACTGGATCAATGGGCGCCGGGGGAACATAACGGCACTTTCCGCGGCAATAACCATGCCTTCGTCACCGCCAGCGCGGCGCTGCGCCATTTCTGGAGCGACCGGCGATTTGAGCAGGACATCGCTCGTCGCGGCGCACTCGTTGCGCGACGGCTGGAGGCGATGGCGGCGCAGCATGGCCTGTCCACCCGCGGCCGGGGCATGATGCGCGGCATCGATGTTGGGTCGGGCGATATCGCCGCCGCCGTCACCACCGCCTGCTTCGAGCGGGGCCTTATCATCGAAACCAGCGGGGCGCATGACGAAATCGTCAAGATCCTTGCCCCCCTCGTCATAGACGACGCCCAGCTTTCGGCCGGCATCGACATATTGGAAACGTGCATAGCCGAAGCATTGGGCGCTCCCTACGGCGTGGCGGCGGAATAAAGGAGATATCATGATCGTTCGCAAACTGCAGGACATCCGTAAATCGGACCGAAATGTGAAGTCGCAACAGTGGGAAAGCGCACGCTTGCTGCTGAAGGACGACAATATGGGCTTTTCCTTCCACATCACGACCATGTATGCGGGTGAGGAAATCCACATGCATTACCAGAACCATCTGGAAGCGGTGCTGGTGCTGAAGGGAAATGGCACCATCGAGGATCTGGGCACGGGCATCACGCACCAGCTTGCGTCGGGTGTCATGTATGCGCTCAACGCGCATGACAGGCACATTGTGCGCCCCACGACCGACATCCTGTGCGCCTGCGTATTCAACCCGCCGGTCACCGGCAGGGAAGTACATGACGAGAACGGCACTTACCCGGCCGAAGCCGACATGATCCGCGCGTCTGCACTGAGTAATTGACCGAAGATGAAAGGGGGAAGTCCCTTGCAAGACATCTACCCATCCCGCCATGCCAAGATGGCGGAGTTTCTGCCGCGCCTCGATCCAGTCGTTCATAGCGCGTGGAGCAAGGACGCGCCAATCGGCAGGGACCAGGCCGCGCAGTTCGAGCGCGACGGCTATCTGGTACTGGAAAATCTGTTTTCCAGCGAGGAGATCGCATTCCTCCAGAGCGAGGCGGGCCAGCTTTTGTCGGACCCGGACGCGCTGGAGGATGAAACGGTGATCAGCGAACCGGGCAGCCGCGAAATCCGTTCGATCTTCCGCATTCACGCGCAAAGCCCGGTCATCGCGAGACTGGCCGCCGACAACAGGCTGGCGAGCGTCGCACGGTTTCTGTTGGGTGACGAGGTCTACATCCACCAGTCGCGCCTCAACTACAAGCCCGGCTTCCAGGGCAAGGAGTTCTACTGGCACAGCGATTTCGAGACCTGGCATGTCGAGGATGGGATGCCGCGCATGCGGGCCCTGTCCATGTCGGTATTGCTGGCGGAAAACATGGCCCATAACGGGCCGCTGATGCTGATCCCCGGATCGCATCGCAGCTTCCTGACCTGCGTCGGGCAAACGCCCGAGGATCATTACCGCATGTCGCTCAAACGGCAGGAATATGGCGTGCCGGACGAGGACAGCCTGGCCGAACTGGCGCACAGGCATGGCATCGTCGCGCCGACGGGCCAGCCAGGGTCGGTCGTGATTTTTGACTGCAACATCATGCACGGATCGAACGGCAATATCACTCCCTTCCCCCGGGCCAACGCCTTTCTGGTCTATAATGCCCTCAGCAACCGGCTCTGTGCACCTTTCGGGGTCGAAAAGCCGCGTCCGGAATTCATCGCAGCGCGAGGCGAGCTGCAGCCGATCGTGCCGGTATCAGGCTCTATGACCGAAAGGACGGGCATGCCAGGCCAGGCCGCTTAAGACATAATGTTCTTGGCCATCAAACCCGTCCGCAGCATTTTGCTGTCCATCTTCATGCTGATGGCGGGCAGCGGCTTTCTGGCGACGCTGATCAGCCTGCGGCTGAATCGGGCCGGCAGCGGCACGATGACGATCGGCATCGTCGCCACCGCTTATTTCGGCGGGCTGATCATCGGGTCGCTGCGCGCGGGAGGCGTGGTCCGGAGGGTGGGACACATCCGCGCCTTCGCTGCCTTCGTCGCGCTGCTGTCGGCGAGTACCCTGTCCTATGTGCTGCTGTCGCATCCGCTGTTCTGGATGCTGCTGCGGCTGGTCGACGGGATGTGCGTCGCGGGCGTGTTCGTGTGCCTTGAAAGCTGGCTTAACGACCGGGCGGAGCCGCAAATGCGCGGCAGCGTGCTGGCCGCCTATATGGTGGCGCTCTACTCCGGCCAGGCTATCGGCCAATTGCTGCTGGGGGCAAGCGGCGCCCTGCCGGCCATTCCATTCCAGCTTGCCTCCATCCTCATTTCGCTGGCAATCATCCCGCTGTGCCTCACGCGCAGTGCCGCACCTGCGCCAGTGGAGGCCAGCGCCTTTTCGATCCGGTCGCTGCTGGCGGCCTCGCCGCTCGGCGCCTGGGGCGCTGTCGCGACGGGCCTGATGCTAGGCGCATTTTATGGGCTGGCGGCCGTGCATGTGAGACGGCTGGGTCTGGATCTGCCCGAAACCGCCAGGTTCATGATGTTCGTCATCCTGGGCGGCGTGGCGCTGCAATGGCCTTTGGGCCGGCTGTCGGATCGACATGACCGCAGGCAGGTGATCATCGGCAGCTTCGCGGCGGCGGCGCTGGTCAGCATGGCGCTGTCGCTCGGCCAGGATGGCCTGTGGCTGACGGGCCTCGGCGCGCTGTTCGGGGGATTGAGCTTCGCGCTCTATCCGCTGTGCGTGGCCCATTGCAACGACCGGCTGCTGGAGACCGAGCGCGTGGCGGCAAGCGGACGGCTGGTGCTTCTCTATTCCCTCGGCGCAGCGCTCGGGCCGCTGCTGGCAGCCGGCGCCATGACCGCTTTTGGAACCGGCGGGTTGTTTCTCTTCATCGCGCTGTGCGCCGGGCTCGCCATGACGGTCGGCTTGTGGCGCCAGCGCGCGTCCGAGCCGGTGCCGGTTAGATATCAGCAGGATTTCCAGGTCCTGCCCCGCACCACGCCCATGGCTTCGCTGCTCGATCCCAACAGCGCAGACGAGACGCTGACCCAAGGACAGACGACATGACCGCGATTTCCAGTCACAGGACGGTAGCCGCCTCCCCCACGACGGCGGGCGACGTCACGTTGCGCCGCGCCATCGCCGCGTCGGCCATGGGCAATGCGACCGAATGGTTCGACTATGGCATCTATGCCTATGGGGTCACCTATATTTCCGCAGCGCTCTTCCCGGGCCCCACGGACGAGGCCGTGCTGTTTGCACTGGCGACCTTCGCGATTTCCTTCCTGGTCCGGCCGCTGGGCGGGCTGTTCTGGGGGCCGCTGGGCGACCGCCTCGGACGCAAGTCGGTCCTGGCGCTCACCATATTGCTGATGTCCGGGGCAACGCTGTGCGTGGGGCTGATCCCGGATCATGCGAGCATCGGCTTATGGGCGCCGGCGCTGCTCATCGCGCTGCGCATGGTGCAGGGCTTTTCGACCGGCGGGGAGTATGGCGGCGCCGCGACCTTCATGGCGGAATATGCGCCCGACGACCGGCGCGGCTTCTACGGCAGCTTTCTGGAGTTCGGGACGCTGGCGGGCTTTTCGCTCGGCGCAGCGCTGATGCTGGGTTTCTCTCTGATGCTGGGAGATACGGCGATGCACGCCTGGGGTTGGCGAATTCCTTTCCTGGTGGCGGCCCCCATGGGACTGGTCGGCATGTATCTGCGCTCGAAGATGGAAGACACGCCGGTCTTCCGCGCGGCCGCGGCGCTGCATGATAGCGGCCCGCCCCCCTCACCCGGCCTGCCGTTGCTGGTGCGGCGGCACTGGCGGCCCATGCTGGTCGTCGGCGGGCTGGTCGTGGCGCTCAACGTCGTCAACTATACGCTGCTCAGCTATATGCCGACCTATCTGCAAAGGCGGATCGGCCTCACAAGCGATCAGGCGCTGATCGTACCGATCATCGGCATGCTGCTGATGATGGCGGCCCTGCCCTTTGCCGGGGCTCTGTCCGACCGGGTTGGGCGGCGAACGATGTGGCGGATGTCGCTTGTCGGCCTGCTGGTCGCGGTCGTGCCGCTCTACATGCTGATGGCGACCGGCCTGATCGGCGCGATCACAGGATTCCTGTTGCTTGGCCTGCTTTATGTGCCGCAGCTTGCGACCATTTCGGCGACCTTCCCTGCATTGTTCCCGACACAGGTGCGCTTCGCGGGCTTCGCCATCGCCTACAATGTTTCCACGAGCATCTTCGGCGGGACCGCGCCGGCGATCGGCAGCGGCCTCATTGGCCTGACCGGCGACGAGCTGATGCCGGCCTATTATATGATCCTGGCCTGCATCGTCGGCTTGCTCGCGCTGCGCTTCATGCCCGAGACGGCGGGCCACTCGCTGCAAGACGATCCTTTCCAGGAGAAGCAGGCTTGATCACCAATCTTCCGGTTTCCAACGACAGCATTTCGACGCTGACCCGCGGCTATGTCACCGAACCATGGATGCAGGGCGGCCTCGCATTCCTGCTGCTGATCCTGTTCGCCTGGGGCGCGAACTGGGTCGCCAAGCGGATCGTGCTGCGGCTTTTGCTACGCCTCCTTGGACAGCTGCCCTTTCATGTCGAGGCCAAGCATATCGGCGCGATCGTGGCACGGCTGTCGAACATCGTGCCCGCACTTATTATTCAAGGCGGCATCGGGGCAGTGCCGCACCTGCCCGTTGAGGCGGCAACATTCGTGCGCAGCCTTTGCACGGCATTCATCGTCCTGACCATCGCCGTCGCCCTCAATGGCTTCCTCGCGCTGCTCAACGATCTCTATCAGCGCCGCCCGGACGCCGCCCACCGGCCGATCAAGGGCTATGTGCAACTGGGCAAGCTGCTTGTCTACGCTGCGGCCGCGATCCTGATCATCGCAGCGCTCATGGACCAGTCGCCGCTCCTGTTGCTGTCTGGCCTTGGCGCCATGGCCGCAGTGCTGATGCTGGTATTCAAGGATACCATATTGTCGCTGGTCGCGTCGGTACAGATCGGGTCGAACGACATGATGCGCGTGGGCGACTGGATCGAGATGCCGCAGTTCAACGCCAATGGAGACGTCATCGACATCGCTCTGCACACGGTCAAGGTCCAGAATTTCGACAAGACGATCACGACCATCCCCACGCACCGGCTGATTTCGGAGAGCTTCCGCAACTGGCGCGGCATGGCGGAGTCGGGTGGACGCCGCATCATGCGTTCACTGATGATCGATCAGGGCAGTGTCCGTTTTCTGGACGAGGACGACATGGACAGCATGGGCCGCTTCTCCGTGCTGCGGCCCTATCTGCAGTCCAAGCAGCGCGAAATCGAGCAGTGGAACGCCGAGCATGGAGCGCACGGCACGATCAATGGCAGGCGGCTGACCAACATCGGCACCTTCCGCGCCTATGTCCTGGTCTATCTGCAATCGCGCCGCGACATCGCACAGGACAAGACCTTGCTCGTGCGCCAGCTCGCTCCGAGCGAAAACGGCCTTCCGCTTGAAATCTACGCCTTTGCAAACAGCACGATATGGGCAGAATATGAGGGAGCCCAGGCGGATATCTTCGATCATCTGCTCGCGATCCTCCCGGAATTCGGGCTGCGACTGTTCCAGCGCCCCGCTGGCGCTGACCTGGCGGCAATGACAGCCGCGTAACTGTCGGGCCCACTGGCGGGAACCTGCATCGCACAGCCGGACGGCTCGTTCGCTCAAGGGTGAAATCAGCCTCGAACGGAACAGTATGGGTCCGTTTTCCGTTAGCCCTTCACCTTCCACATCGATGGGGTGCACCATGGCCGAGACTGTTCCGCCGACCAGAACCGGGTCGCGATGGGCGACAACGCTCATGGGAGGCCTGATCGGGATGATTGGCCTGGTCCTGACGATCGGCGGCGCATGGCTCCTCATCATCGGCGGATCGCCTTATTATCTGATCGCCGGCATGGGCATGCTCGTCTCGGGCTGGCTCTTGTACCAGCGGCGAATGACGGGTGCGTGGCTTTACATGGCCATCGTTGGCGCGACGATCATCTGGGCATTGTGGGAGGTGGGCACGAATGGCTGGGCCCTCGTCCCGCGCGTTATCGCACCCCTGGTGCTGCTGATCGGCGTGCTGCTCGTCATGCCGCTGCTCTCGGTCCGCCCCGACCGGTGGAAGCTGGCGGGCGGAGCGATCGCCGGGATTATTCTGCTCACTGCCCTCACCGGCTTTACGCTGGCGCAGGTCAACGAGCCCAGGGCGCGGCTTGCTCTTTCCGTGCCTTCCACCGCTATGGCGGACCCCGCGCTCCTACAGGCTGGCGCCGACTGGCCTGCCTATGGCGGATCATACAGTGCGCGGCGTTTCTCGCCTCTTGTCCAGATCACACCCGCCAATGTGTCAGCGCTCGAGCAGGTCTGGCTCACGCACACCGGCGATCTTCCCTCGCAAGCCGCCAAGAACACCTATGGTGCGGAGAACACGCCGCTGAAGATCGGCGATACGCTTTATGTCTGCACTCCCAAGAGCATCGTCATCGCGCTCGACCCGCGAACGGGGCGCCAACGCTGGCGCTTCGATCCGCGCGTGCCCGACACAGCCATCCCCTATACCGCCGCCTGCCGGGGCGTAAGCTATTATGCCGTTCCGCAGGCGCGGCCGGATCAGGATTGCGCCACGCGGATCATCTGGGGCACGCTGGATGCGCGCCTGTTTGCCATCGACGCGCGCACCGGCAAGCCATGTCAGGATTTTGGGTCGAACGGGCAGGTAGACAGCAAGATCGGCATGGGCGAAACGCCTTCCGGCTATGTCTCGATCAATTCACCCCCCACGATCGTGCGGGGCGTGGTTGTGACTGGACATCAAGTGCTCGACGGACAGGACCGCTGGGCTCCTTCGGGCGTCATCCGGGGCTTCGATGCCATTACGGGCAAGCTGCGCTGGGCCTGGGACATGATGCATCCCGACTGGAACGGCTATCCTCCGCCTGGACAGACCTGGGCGCGCGGCACACCCAATATGTGGACGATTGCCAGCGCCGATGAGACGCTTGGTCTTGTCTACCTTCCCATGGGCAATGCCGCAGCGGATTATTATAGTGGCCTGCGCCGAGCGCCTGAGAATTTCTATGCCACCTCGCTGGTGGCGCTGGACGTGAACACGGGCAAGCCGCGCTGGCACTTCCAGGCGGTGCGCAAGGACGTGTGGGATTATGACTTTGGCGCACAGGCGACGCTGGTCGACTATCGCGGTACACCCGCGCTGGTACTGCCGAGCAAGCAGGGAGACATCTATATTCTCGACCGGCGCACGGGCAAGCCGCTGACGCCGGTCGGCGTGATGCGCGCGCCGGGCGGCGGCGTGGAGCCCGCCCAAAGGTCGCCTTTCCAAATCTATTCGCGTTGGCACACGCTGCGCAAACCCGACCTGACCGAACGCGACATGTGGGGCATGTCGCCTGTCGACCAGTTGATCTGCCGGATCCAATTCCGGCAGGCAAGCTACAAGGGCTTTTTCACGCCACCGGAAAGCAGGCGGCGTTCGATAGAATATCCTGGCTATAATGGCGGCACAGACTGGGGCGGGATCGCGGTGGATCCGCGGCGCGGCGTGATCGTGGCAAATTATAACGACATGCCCAACTATGTCCGCCTAGTCCCGCGTGCAGAAGCCAACCGCAGGGGATGGGCGCCCCGTCAACAGGCGCGGGGCGATATCGGCGGGGCGGAAGGCGCGGGCGATCCGCAGGCGCATACCCCCTATGCGATTGACGTGAATGCCGGATGGCGCATGAAACTCACCGGCATGCTGTGCAAGCAGCCCCCTTATGGCGGCATCCGCGCGATCGACATGGCGAGCGGCCGCACCATCTGGGATCGTCCTTTCGGCACGGCCCGCACCAACGGCCCGTTCGGCATCCCATCGATGCTGCCGATGACCATCGGCACGCCTAACAATGGCGGCGCCGTCGTCACCGCGAGTGGTCTCATCTTCATCGCGGCGGCCACCGATAATCTGATCCGCGCCATCGACCTGTCGACCGGCAAGACGCTGTGGCAACGCAAGCTGCCAGCGGGCGGGCAGGCAACGCCGATGATCTATGAAGCGGCTGGGCGTGAATATGTCGTCATCTACGCGGGCGGCCACCATTTCATGGAGACGCCAGTGGGTGACCAGGTGATCGCCTATTCTCTCCCCCAGCCGGGCAGGTAAAGAGCACGGATGCCCGAGTGCGAATACGCGAATTTTCACTAGGCTCCAAAGGCCGGATCGATGCCATGTCGGCTATACAGGGGTCTGCTGACGCCGAACTTCATAGAGTCCTGGACGATTGGGCCTGCTCCATCGGTGGACCGGATCCACGCCGGCAGGCGAGTCAGGGCAAAAGCCAATCGCCCTTTCTCGAATGTCAGCAATGGCGCGGCGGCTGGTTAAGGCCGGAATTGTCAAACGCCATGCCGCAATCGGCTTGAGCGACAGCCTCTCGGATGAAGGGCGCGCCGCGTTCATAACGAGCACGGACCTTTGCCTCCGGGACGATATGGCGCCCTCTTCGACCCTTGCTCCGACGCGGGCCACGCGGCGATGATCGATGAGGCGAAAAGTCGGAAGCAGCTCGTAACATGCAGGGACAGTCGTACCTTCCTATATGGTCGAGGCCCAAGCCGACATTTGTACTTTTCCGCCTCACTACAGTGAAGTGCGCAATGCCCGCCCTAAAAGGGGAAGAACCAGTGGATCGCGGCAACTGCGGCTATCCAGGTGATGAGGTTGAGCGGCAGGCCGACCTTGGTGAAGTCGAGATAGCTGTACCCCGCCATCTGATAGACCAGCACATTGGTCTGATAGCCAAAAGGGGTGGCGAATGCCGCACTGCCAGCGATCATCACCGCCACGAGGAACGGGCGCGGGCTGACGCTCAGGCTCTCCGCCAGCGCCACCGCAATCGGCGTCACCAGGACTGCGACCGTCGCATTGGACAGCAGTTCGGTGAGTATGAGCGTCGCGCCATAGAGCAGGATGAGAGCGGCCAGCGGGCCGAACAGGCCTACCCGGCTGACGAGCGCATCGGTGGCCGAGGCGGCAAGTCCGGTCTGTTCAAGCGCGATGCCGATGACGACCATGCCCACGATCAGCATCAGGATCTCGGGCCGCAGGCCGCCATAGGCTTCCTCCGGGCCGATCACGCGCAAGAGGATCAGCAGCACCGCACCCGCGAAGGCGGAGGCCGCAATGGGCGCAATGTTGAAGGCGGCGAGCGCAATGACACCAATGAAGATCGCCGTCGATACCAGCGCCCTGGTGGGCGACAGCGGCCTTTGCACGGCAAAATCCTCAACATCGCCGACCGCATCTCCGGCAATGTCCAGATGGCTGACATGGTGCGGGAGTACGGCTTCCACCCGTTCAAGCGGAGCGGGTAAAGGCCGTGCAAGCAACCGCCCGGAAAAGAGGAGGAGGTAAAGACCTCCGGTTGCGGCGACGATCAGCCCCACCGGGGTGATCTCGAAGATGGAAAAGGGCGGCTGCCCCGAAGACCGGGCCATGTCGTCGACAAGGAGATTGGTCGAGGTGCCGATCAGCGTGCAGCAGCCGCCCAGCACCGCGACATAGGAGAGCGGCATCAAAAATCGCTTGGGATCCAGCCTCAATGATTTCGCCACGTCCCGAACGACCGGCGCCGACAGCACGACGATGGGCGTGTTATTGAGAAATCCCGACGCGGCGCCACATAGCAGGATGAGGAGCCAGATGCCCAGCGCGCCGATGCGTCTGCATAACGCAACCGCCCTGGCGATCAGCAGGTCGAGCAACCCCGAGAGTTCCATCGCATGGGCAATGACGAAGAGTGAGGCGAGCGCTATGATCGCGGGGCTGCCGAATGCGCCCTGGACTTCGCTCGGGCGCACCGCGCCGGTGAGCAGCAGCAGCGCTGCCCCGGCAAGCGCGACCACATCGGCCCGTACCTTGTCCCAGATCAACGCGGCGATCACGCCGCCGAGCACGACCAGGGTAACAATTTGCGCAAGGGTCATCCCCATCGGCTAGCATAATGAGGCGGTCAACACAGGAAAAATGCGAAAAAATCTCGAAAATCCGGAAGCATAGGGGTCAATTTGCCCGGCGCGATCTGCTACGCCTGATCTCATGGCAGAACAGAATTTCCGGTCGTCCGTCCTGGGCTGGCTGATCGCCGCCGCAGCGGGTTCCGCGCTCACCTTCCTCCTTGTCGCAAAAGAACCGGTGCGCGAGCCCGTCGAAAACAAGGCCGACGTCAAGGAAAGCAAGCCGGTCGCCCAAGCACCAAAAATCCCGGTCATTCCGACGCCGCCGCCACCGCTGGACCGGGCCGCCCTGCTCGCCGCTGCGGCCCGCGCGGCGGACGCGGTAGCGAGCGGCGCCCCCCTGCCGCCGCCCAACGCTGCGCTCATCGGGCGCTCCTTCGTCCTGCGCATCGCCTTTGGCTGCGGGGAAGAAGGGCAGGATGAGACAGAACCGCAATCCTGGGCCGGCTGGACCTTCAATCCGAAGAGCCGCGCGCTGCGGTTGACGGCGCGGTCGACTGATCTTGCCGACGCGCAGTGGGTAAAGCCGCTTGCGGCCGGAATAGCCTTCGATGCGGTGGAAGGCTTCTGGATACAGCGCCCCTGGACCCGCGCGGACCAGTGCAGAGCTGAGGACGGAGGGCTGCCTCTCGCCGTGCCGAATGGCCCCGCGCAACGACTGGCGATCGCGCAATTCTACTCGCCCGAGGGATCCCGGACATTACGGCGGGGTGGGCGCCCCTATTCCTCCACTGTCAGGCTGGAAGAAGGGCGCCTCCCCTCCCCCCAAGGCTATCAGCTTCAGCTCGAAGGCAGGCTGGCCGGCTTTCCCGATGGGCAGCCGGTTCATTGTCTTCAGCAGAACCCTGCGTTCGATCCGCGCTGCCTGATCGCGGTCGAGTTTGAACGCGTGGCGTTCGTGCAGCCGGGCGTGGACGATCCGATCGTCGAGTGGCGCTAGCCAGAGCAAAAGCGCCGCAGCCTCCCGGCCACGACGCTTTGACTGGCTGACGTCAACCCGCGCTCGCGGACTGGGCAAGGACCTGCGCGGACGGCTTGTTGGCTGCGTCCACGCTGCCGTCCGCGATCATCGCCTTCGACATGGACGCAGCTTCGGCCTTGATCGCGGCATCCTCGCTTGTCTGACTGGCACCGATCAGCGCGGCGAGAAGCAGGTTCCGGTTCACCGGATTGGCCTGTTCGGCGACAGCCTTGCGGGCGAGCGGAATGGCCTCGCCATAGAGCGGCGCGGCGCCCGCCTTGTCCTGCTTGCCAAGCTTGAAATTGCCCACCTGGATGAGAATGCCCGTCAGCACGCCCCTGCTCTGCGCGTCAGTGGGCCTGGCGACCACGACCTTGCGCCAGTGGGGCAGACTTTCTTCATAGAGCGGCGCCACCGCGTCCAGCTTTTGCAGAGCAGCGTTGGCAGCTGCGGTCGCATAGAGCGCGTTGGCCAGGAAATTCACGTTGTCGATCTTGTCCGGCTGGGTCTTGACCGCGTCGCGGATCGCCGGGAGAGCAGCATCATATTTGGCAAGGGCGGTAGCATTGTCGCCTTTTTGCTGCGCCTGCTGGCCAGCGGTGAAATCCGTGACCGCCTTGTTGAAGGCCATGATCTGCTCCTGGCTGAGCGCCGGCGCGGGAGAAGAAGCCGGCGCAGAAGCAGGCGGCTGCGCGGTTGCCGGAGCCGCAGCATTGTCCTGCGCCGCGGCGGGAACAGCCAGGCAAAGCGCAAACAGGGTGGGCAGGGCACGATACATTGATTCCTCCAGATAAAGGCCGGACCCCGGTTGGAATTGCCAGGATGCGGCGAGGGTTGCTTTGCAACTGAAACTCAGGTGGCCAACAGCGTCATCGGTTCCGAAGGCGGAAATATGGCGTTGACCATCTGCACGTCCAAGGCGCCCAGACTATAAGGCTTCATCAGCATGGGTCCGTATCGGCGCAGATCGGCTGGCAGGTCGCCCGGATCGCAGCCGCCCGACGTGATCACTATCCGCATAGCGGGCCAACGAATGGAGACCTGCCGAACAAGATCAAAGCCGTTCAGTTCGCCCGGCATGTTCACGTCGGTAAACATCAGGTCGACCTTCCCGTCCAGCTGCTCAAGAAGGCCGAGCGCCTCTCCAGCGTCCTGTGCGGCAAAAACGGTAAATTCCTGTTCTA is a genomic window containing:
- a CDS encoding response regulator, with protein sequence MSGKHARRIICGVERPHLIHARSGRYGPPLLHKGGMNANMPITVAERTGRPRFPRPVIILVVEDEALVSMNVCEFLVEQEFTVFAAQDAGEALGLLEQLDGKVDLMFTDVNMPGELNGFDLVRQVSIRWPAMRIVITSGGCDPGDLPADLRRYGPMLMKPYSLGALDVQMVNAIFPPSEPMTLLAT